From the Candidatus Binataceae bacterium genome, one window contains:
- a CDS encoding polyphosphate kinase 2 family protein, whose amino-acid sequence MDYRTKFVVEAGSRVKLRKIDPAFKNKYDSQDAALPEIQKHVERIGKLQYLLYADGNQSLLVVLQALDAGGKDGVVRHVFSAMNPQGTYVFGFKAPSKREAAHDFLWRAHLRTPAKGEVVIFNRSHYEDVLVVRVHKLVPKEVWSRRYELINDFEQMLAEGGTRILKFYLHITPEEQLARFKQRLDDPQRHWKISENDYSERELWSSYIKAFEEAMEKTSTRRAPWYIIPSNHKWFRNLAISQIVADTLEDMKLKLPPTTVDIAAIRRKYHAAADEKEPGRKAK is encoded by the coding sequence ATGGACTATCGCACGAAATTCGTCGTCGAGGCCGGCAGCCGCGTGAAGCTGCGCAAGATCGACCCCGCCTTCAAGAACAAATACGATTCGCAGGACGCGGCGCTGCCCGAAATCCAGAAGCACGTCGAGCGAATCGGCAAACTCCAGTACCTGCTTTACGCCGATGGAAATCAGTCTCTGCTCGTCGTGTTGCAGGCCCTCGACGCGGGCGGCAAAGACGGCGTCGTGCGCCACGTCTTCAGCGCGATGAATCCGCAGGGCACTTATGTCTTCGGATTCAAGGCACCGAGCAAGCGCGAGGCGGCTCACGACTTTCTGTGGCGCGCGCATCTGCGCACTCCCGCCAAGGGCGAAGTCGTGATCTTCAATCGCTCGCACTACGAGGATGTGCTCGTCGTGCGAGTACATAAGCTGGTTCCAAAAGAGGTCTGGTCGCGGCGCTACGAGCTGATCAATGACTTTGAGCAAATGCTTGCAGAGGGTGGCACTCGTATCCTCAAATTTTACCTGCACATCACTCCGGAGGAACAGCTCGCGCGCTTCAAGCAGCGCCTCGATGATCCGCAACGCCACTGGAAGATCAGCGAGAATGACTATTCAGAACGCGAGCTTTGGTCCAGCTATATCAAGGCGTTTGAAGAAGCGATGGAGAAAACGAGCACCAGGCGTGCGCCATGGTACATTATTCCATCGAACCACAAATGGTTTCGCAATCTGGCTATCTCACAGATCGTCGCCGACACGCTCGAAGACATGAAACTGAAGTTGCCACCAACGACGGTCGATATCGCAGCGATTCGCCGTAAGTATCACGCGGCAGCCGACGAGAAGGAACCGGGCCGCAAAGCGAAATAA
- a CDS encoding c-type cytochrome yields the protein MRAAEAFTQMRDESKGSNRPQRAIGAAKAALAVLLAVGLTAPLAYAAGDAVTAGHKYFIQYCSSCHGADGSGNGPVAKVLSRRPANLRMLGDKYGMPLPAPRIAELIDGRDTPRAHGTQDMPVWGEQLYKMGAGERGEMGIGEVIGDIIAYLNTIQDRRTAAVDPAVSGINRYAIVFASSHDSFSR from the coding sequence ATGCGCGCAGCCGAGGCGTTCACCCAGATGCGTGATGAATCGAAAGGATCCAATCGTCCCCAGCGCGCGATCGGCGCAGCTAAGGCCGCACTGGCGGTGTTGCTTGCCGTGGGACTCACGGCGCCGCTCGCGTATGCCGCCGGCGATGCGGTCACGGCGGGGCACAAGTACTTCATTCAATACTGTTCGTCATGCCACGGCGCGGACGGCTCCGGCAACGGCCCGGTCGCAAAGGTGCTCTCAAGGCGGCCTGCGAATCTGCGGATGCTCGGCGACAAGTATGGGATGCCGCTGCCCGCCCCGCGCATCGCCGAGCTGATCGACGGCCGCGACACGCCGCGAGCGCACGGCACGCAGGATATGCCGGTGTGGGGCGAGCAACTCTACAAGATGGGCGCGGGCGAGCGCGGCGAAATGGGAATCGGCGAAGTGATCGGTGACATAATCGCGTATCTCAATACGATTCAGGATCGCCGCACGGCCGCGGTGGATCCCGCGGTCAGCGGAATCAATCGCTACGCGATCGTGTTCGCATCAAGCCACGACTCGTTTTCACGGTAG